The following proteins are encoded in a genomic region of Drosophila miranda strain MSH22 chromosome 4, D.miranda_PacBio2.1, whole genome shotgun sequence:
- the LOC108163263 gene encoding derlin-1, protein MDIGQWYRSLPRFTRYWLTTTVLLSLLCRFDLLDIWSLSLDRSMVFGKLQLWRCVTSLFVFPITPNSAFHFLINCYFIVQYSSRLEKDQYGRSPSDYLYLLIVTSVLANIGGMLFKVQFLMDMMVMAITYVWCQLNKDVTVSFWFGSRFKAMYLPWVLAAFEFIFHFSLASLIGIFNGHVYFFLKFQYSQELGGNALLETPQFLKRLVPDTSGGFGGFGVPPESRAPPPPESPWGRGMALGRN, encoded by the exons ATGGACATTGGCCAATGGTACCGGTCACTCCCCCGCTTCACTCGCTACTGGCTGACGACGACTGTGCTGCTCAGTCTACTATGCCGctttgatctgctggacatctGGAGTCTGTCGCTGGACCGCTCGATGGTGTTTGGAAAACTCCAGCTGTGGCGATGTGTGACCTCGCTGTTTGTGTTCCCCATCACACCGAACTCGGCCTTCCACTTCCTCATCAACTGCTACTTCATTGTGCAGTACAGCAGCAGGCTGGAGAAGGATCAGTACGGGCGCAGTCCCTCCGATTACCTGTATCTGCTCATCGTGACATCAGTGCTGGCCAACATAGGCGGGATGCTGTTTAAGGTCCAGTTCCTCATGGACatgatggtgatggcgatCACCTACGTCTGGTGCCAGCTTAACAAAGATGTGACAGTCAGCTTCTGGTTTGGCAGTCGCTTTAAAGCCATGTATTTGCCATGGGTGCTGGCTGCATTTGAGTTTATATTCCACTT CTCTCTGGCCTCGTTAATTGGCATTTTCAATGGACATGTTTACTTTTTCCTCAAGTTCCAATATTCCCAGGAGCTGGGCGGCAATGCCCTGCTGGAGACGCCCCAGTTCCT GAAACGCCTGGTACCCGACACTTCTGGTGGTTTTGGTGGCTTTGGCGTCCCACCGGAGAGTAGAGCGCCACCGCCTCCCGAAAGTccctggggcaggggcatggcCCTGGGTCGCAACTAG